From Ignisphaera aggregans DSM 17230, the proteins below share one genomic window:
- a CDS encoding lipolytic protein G-D-S-L family (COGs: COG2755 Lysophospholipase L1 and related esterase~InterPro IPR001087~KEGG: sso:SSO3052 hypothetical protein~PFAM: lipolytic protein G-D-S-L family~SPTR: Q97UG8 Putative uncharacterized protein~PFAM: GDSL-like Lipase/Acylhydrolase): MYNMGIPFRNNDRIVFVGDSITESGRFSQPPLGNGYVYIFYNLLLAKYPEIDVEVINSGISGNTVKDLMNRWDDDVISLKPNWISIMIGINDIHRYLGGVDPDLDPESYYNIYRSILEKTTRALPNVRLILISPFYISIAKDGWRKRVLETIPMYIEKVEKLSREFSAIYIDMHRKFMEILRYRDPMTYTHDAIHPNFAGHMVIALTILETLEKL, encoded by the coding sequence GTGTATAATATGGGAATACCATTTAGAAATAATGATAGAATAGTATTTGTAGGTGATAGTATAACAGAGAGTGGAAGATTTTCCCAACCTCCTCTAGGCAATGGATATGTATATATATTCTACAATCTATTGCTAGCCAAGTATCCAGAGATAGATGTAGAAGTAATAAATAGTGGTATTAGTGGTAATACTGTTAAGGATCTTATGAATAGATGGGACGATGATGTAATATCATTAAAGCCCAACTGGATCTCTATAATGATAGGCATAAATGATATTCATAGATATCTAGGTGGGGTCGATCCAGATCTAGATCCAGAGTCTTACTACAATATCTATAGATCTATACTTGAGAAAACCACTAGGGCTTTACCCAATGTAAGACTTATCCTTATCTCGCCATTCTATATAAGTATTGCTAAAGATGGCTGGAGGAAGAGGGTGTTGGAGACTATACCTATGTATATAGAGAAGGTGGAGAAGTTGAGTAGAGAGTTCTCCGCGATATATATAGATATGCATAGAAAGTTTATGGAGATATTAAGGTATAGAGATCCAATGACATATACACATGATGCAATACATCCAAACTTTGCCGGGCATATGGTAATAGCTCTAACTATTTTAGAGACTCTCGAAAAGCTGTAG
- a CDS encoding putative transcriptional regulator, GntR family (COGs: COG1167 Transcriptional regulators containing a DNA-binding HTH domain and an aminotransferase domain (MocR family) and their eukaryotic orthologs~InterPro IPR004839:IPR000192~KEGG: tsi:TSIB_1279 transaminase~PFAM: aminotransferase class I and II; aminotransferase class V~SPTR: B5IT16 Aminotransferase, classes I and II superfamily~PFAM: Aminotransferase class I and II) — protein MIDLLSTRTRYIESSELAEIVSKIESLVNRGYRVIPFAVGEPDPSAIPIKELSKILADILAENPSSILYTPTEGIEDLRKEIANFIYRYDGYRVDYDNIIVTSGATLAIDLILRLFIDPGDIVIVENPSYINTIHALKSYGAKIIGVKMDSRGMDTYALEEILRSMDSNRVKLVYTMPLGQNPTGISMDLDRRRHLLELASQYNFIIVEDTAYNYLVLDNIYIPSLKSMDRERRVISVGTLSKVMGTGFRVGWTVLEEPIKSMAISIKQTVDFCAPAISQYLALEFLRRGLIDISIDRSRSIYRAKRDVLIEAVNTYISEAIYVKPIAGMFIMLHLPGIDGIKFAKELIEKYHVALLPGKPFYIDNSGRESIRICFARPSIEDIEIGIRYIADLYRSYISRS, from the coding sequence TTGATAGATCTATTATCTACTAGAACAAGATATATAGAGTCATCAGAGCTTGCAGAAATAGTCTCTAAAATTGAGAGCCTCGTCAATAGAGGCTATAGAGTTATACCATTTGCTGTTGGAGAACCAGACCCCAGTGCAATCCCCATTAAAGAGCTCTCCAAAATTTTAGCAGATATATTGGCTGAGAATCCATCGTCAATTCTATATACACCTACCGAGGGTATTGAAGATCTTAGAAAGGAGATTGCAAATTTTATCTATAGATATGATGGATATAGAGTTGACTATGATAATATCATAGTTACAAGTGGTGCTACTCTAGCTATAGACCTTATACTCAGGCTATTTATAGATCCAGGTGATATTGTTATTGTTGAAAATCCATCGTATATAAACACTATACATGCATTGAAAAGCTATGGCGCAAAGATAATAGGCGTTAAAATGGATTCAAGGGGTATGGATACATATGCTCTCGAAGAAATTCTAAGGAGTATGGATAGCAATAGAGTGAAACTTGTATATACAATGCCCTTGGGTCAAAACCCTACAGGTATATCGATGGATTTAGATAGACGTAGACATCTACTAGAATTAGCATCTCAATACAACTTCATCATAGTTGAAGATACTGCATATAACTATCTAGTTCTAGACAATATCTATATACCTTCGCTAAAATCTATGGATAGAGAGAGAAGGGTTATATCTGTAGGAACACTTAGCAAGGTTATGGGGACAGGATTTAGAGTTGGATGGACAGTACTTGAGGAGCCAATAAAATCTATGGCTATAAGCATTAAGCAGACAGTAGACTTCTGTGCTCCAGCAATATCACAGTATCTAGCTCTAGAATTTCTTAGGAGGGGCCTTATAGATATAAGTATAGATAGATCTAGATCTATATATAGAGCAAAGAGAGATGTGTTAATCGAAGCGGTTAACACATATATAAGTGAGGCGATATATGTAAAGCCTATAGCAGGAATGTTCATAATGCTCCATCTACCAGGTATAGACGGTATTAAATTTGCTAAAGAACTTATAGAGAAATACCATGTAGCTCTCCTCCCAGGAAAACCATTCTATATAGATAACAGTGGTAGAGAGTCTATTAGAATATGTTTTGCAAGACCATCTATTGAGGATATAGAGATAGGGATTAGATATATAGCTGATCTCTATAGAAGCTATATATCTAGGTCATAG
- a CDS encoding glycoside hydrolase family 1 (COGs: COG2723 Beta-glucosidase/6-phospho-beta-glucosidase/beta- galactosidase~InterPro IPR001360:IPR018120~KEGG: pfu:PF0073 beta-glucosidase~PFAM: glycoside hydrolase family 1~SPTR: Q9YGA8 Beta-glycosidase~PFAM: Glycosyl hydrolase family 1) has product MGLKYPKEFIFGFSESGFQFEMGLPGSEDPNTDWWVWVHDPENIASTLVSGDFPENGPGYWHLYRQDHDIAERLGMDGARIGIEWSRIFSKPTFDVKVDVARDERGNIVYIDVAEKALEELDRIANKDAVNHYREILSDWKNRGKKLIINLYHWTLPLWLHDPIKVRKLGIDRAPAGWVDERTVIEFVKYVAYIAWKLGDLPDLWCTMNEPNVVYSIGYINIKIGYPPGYLSFEAASKAMKHLVEAHARAYEVLKRFTNKPVGIIYVTTYHEPLKESDRDVAEAAMYQAVFDFLDSITIGRSMSIGERKDLEKHLDWLGINYYSRLVVERYGNAWRVLPGYGFACIPGGTSLAGRPCNDAGWETYPEGLYIMLKRCWERYRLPIIVTENGTADAIDRLRPRYLATHLYQVWKALSEGVDIRGYLHWALVDNYEWSSGFRMRFGLVHVDFETKKRYLRPSALLFREIASSKEIPDEFMHMTQPQILI; this is encoded by the coding sequence ATGGGGCTTAAATATCCAAAGGAATTTATATTTGGATTTTCAGAGTCTGGATTCCAATTCGAAATGGGTTTACCAGGATCTGAAGATCCTAATACAGATTGGTGGGTATGGGTTCACGACCCAGAGAATATAGCTTCAACACTTGTGAGTGGTGATTTTCCTGAGAATGGACCTGGCTATTGGCATCTATATAGACAGGATCATGATATCGCTGAGAGGCTTGGTATGGATGGAGCTAGAATTGGTATTGAGTGGAGCAGAATATTCTCAAAACCAACATTTGATGTAAAGGTAGATGTCGCTAGGGATGAGAGGGGGAATATAGTATATATAGATGTAGCTGAAAAAGCTTTAGAGGAACTGGATAGGATTGCAAATAAAGATGCTGTTAACCACTATAGAGAGATTCTCAGCGATTGGAAGAACAGGGGTAAGAAGCTTATTATAAATCTATACCACTGGACACTTCCACTATGGCTCCACGATCCTATAAAGGTTAGGAAGCTTGGTATTGATAGAGCACCTGCGGGCTGGGTTGATGAGAGGACAGTTATAGAGTTTGTTAAATATGTTGCCTATATAGCGTGGAAACTAGGCGATTTACCAGATCTTTGGTGTACTATGAATGAACCAAATGTTGTATACTCGATTGGGTATATAAATATAAAGATTGGTTATCCCCCAGGCTATCTAAGTTTTGAAGCTGCTTCAAAAGCTATGAAACATCTTGTTGAGGCTCATGCAAGAGCATATGAAGTTCTGAAGAGGTTTACAAATAAACCTGTTGGTATAATATATGTAACTACATATCATGAGCCTCTGAAAGAGAGTGATAGAGATGTTGCTGAAGCTGCTATGTATCAAGCTGTATTCGATTTCCTAGACTCTATAACGATAGGTAGATCTATGTCTATAGGGGAGAGGAAGGATCTTGAGAAACATCTTGATTGGCTCGGTATAAACTACTACTCTAGACTTGTTGTTGAGAGATATGGAAATGCATGGAGAGTATTACCGGGATATGGATTCGCATGTATACCAGGTGGAACATCTCTAGCTGGTAGACCCTGTAATGATGCTGGCTGGGAGACATATCCAGAGGGTCTATATATAATGCTTAAGAGATGTTGGGAGAGATATAGATTACCAATAATAGTTACAGAGAATGGAACTGCCGATGCAATAGATAGGCTAAGACCGAGATATCTAGCAACACATCTATACCAGGTATGGAAAGCCCTTAGCGAAGGTGTTGACATTAGAGGATATCTGCATTGGGCACTTGTAGACAACTATGAATGGTCATCAGGATTCAGAATGAGGTTCGGTCTTGTCCATGTCGATTTCGAGACCAAGAAGAGGTATCTAAGGCCAAGCGCACTACTGTTTAGAGAGATTGCAAGCAGTAAGGAGATACCAGATGAGTTTATGCATATGACACAGCCCCAAATACTCATCTAA
- a CDS encoding Xylose isomerase domain protein TIM barrel (COGs: COG4952 sugar isomerase~InterPro IPR001998:IPR012307~KEGG: hor:Hore_19520 xylose isomerase~PFAM: Xylose isomerase domain protein TIM barrel~SPTR: C0A4A5 Xylose isomerase domain protein TIM barrel~PFAM: Xylose isomerase-like TIM barrel), with the protein MELKFSTGIWVLGPGYERFAPQGYRSAKDVVELIAQASRVRDLKGLEFHYPTEVNESNVKSVKKALEDYNLVAAAIPPVLSQEPIWARGALSALDNDVRRKAIERCKRATDIARELGAKVLIIWPGREGFDFPFTTNYKKLWDNYVDALAEVAEYASDLKVAIEYKMEDPSSYLIHGSAGKVAATILELRQRGINNVGVNIEFAHAKLAKEYVPEAVVFLSRINALQHLHLNDIFTEVDLDLFPASVHLLEYFELLYWLHEINYDGWMGLDLFPRYLDPVEMLQQSIDNIKAIYSTLERVGWSKIRSVIEMNSPIETQKLLRELLTGYTK; encoded by the coding sequence ATGGAGCTAAAATTTTCAACAGGTATATGGGTTTTAGGCCCAGGATATGAGAGATTTGCTCCACAGGGATATAGATCTGCTAAAGATGTTGTTGAACTTATAGCACAGGCTTCTAGGGTTAGAGATCTAAAGGGTTTAGAGTTTCACTATCCAACAGAGGTAAATGAGTCTAATGTTAAAAGTGTTAAGAAGGCTTTAGAGGATTATAACCTTGTTGCAGCAGCTATACCCCCAGTTCTTTCTCAGGAGCCCATATGGGCTAGAGGAGCACTTTCTGCACTTGACAATGATGTTAGGAGGAAGGCTATTGAGAGGTGTAAGAGGGCTACAGATATAGCTAGAGAGCTTGGAGCTAAAGTCCTCATTATATGGCCTGGTAGAGAGGGGTTTGACTTTCCATTTACAACGAATTACAAAAAGCTATGGGATAACTATGTAGATGCATTAGCAGAGGTAGCAGAGTATGCATCTGATCTAAAGGTAGCTATAGAGTATAAGATGGAGGATCCAAGTAGCTATCTAATACATGGGTCTGCAGGTAAGGTTGCAGCTACAATTCTAGAGCTTAGACAGAGGGGTATCAATAATGTTGGTGTAAATATAGAGTTTGCACATGCCAAACTAGCTAAGGAGTATGTACCAGAGGCTGTAGTATTTCTATCAAGGATAAACGCTCTCCAGCATCTCCATCTAAACGATATATTTACAGAGGTAGACCTAGATCTATTCCCAGCAAGTGTACATCTACTAGAATACTTTGAACTTCTATACTGGCTACACGAGATAAACTATGATGGTTGGATGGGACTAGATCTATTCCCGAGATATCTAGACCCTGTAGAAATGCTTCAGCAAAGCATAGACAATATAAAAGCTATATACAGCACTCTTGAAAGAGTTGGATGGAGCAAGATAAGATCAGTAATAGAGATGAACTCACCTATAGAGACACAGAAACTCTTGAGAGAGCTACTCACAGGCTATACCAAATAA
- a CDS encoding ferredoxin-dependent glutamate synthase (COGs: COG0069 Glutamate synthase domain 2~InterPro IPR002932~KEGG: dau:Daud_2029 glutamate synthase-like protein~PFAM: ferredoxin-dependent glutamate synthase~SPTR: C5TUQ0 Ferredoxin-dependent glutamate synthase~PFAM: Conserved region in glutamate synthase): MPEKKLPTENSSILTGTRTRTTDITPISGLCALCIGNCPVLCEVGKAAIRGRETLYPEPEEFGNSTAAANKDYGLDWSDLQLVPRLTEVFGVEPIPENMIFSKVDVSSYFGGINLKLPVTIAALGSTDVAKRNWDGIAIGAAVSGTLLVIGENVCGMDREAVIVNGQVQSSKDMEYRVRVYREYWNGRYGDIGVQTNIEDEMLGVDIYAVSKLEVNTIEKKFGQGAKSIGGEVRVYDINRAIELKRRGYIVIPDPEDKNVQEAYRLGIIRSFERHSRVGKPDVERFMERIDKLRSMGTKRILIKTGCYRPADVAFVLKLASEVKADGVTFDGAGGGTGMSPVVMMNESGVPTIYLEAWVLKGILKLREKGRHIPDIAMAGGFSNEHQIVKAIAMSNFGDGPYVKAVAMARAPLLAVMKAKYFVELSKKNALPPDFAKRYGSDPESFFIATYELFDRYGKEKLDQIINSGAVGLYTYFTKIAEGMRILMAGQRKYAIKYLDRSDLAALTERAARVTGLPLMDEVDKNVFDVILG, translated from the coding sequence ATGCCAGAGAAAAAACTTCCAACAGAGAATAGCAGTATATTGACAGGTACAAGAACTAGAACTACAGATATAACCCCTATAAGTGGTCTCTGTGCTCTATGTATAGGTAACTGCCCTGTTCTATGTGAGGTTGGTAAAGCTGCTATTAGGGGTAGAGAGACTCTCTATCCAGAGCCTGAGGAGTTTGGTAATAGTACTGCTGCTGCAAATAAGGATTATGGACTTGATTGGAGTGATCTACAGTTGGTGCCAAGGCTTACAGAGGTATTTGGTGTTGAGCCTATCCCGGAGAACATGATCTTCTCTAAAGTCGATGTCTCTTCATATTTCGGAGGTATAAATCTTAAGCTACCTGTAACAATAGCTGCTCTTGGATCTACCGATGTAGCTAAGAGGAATTGGGATGGTATTGCTATAGGTGCTGCAGTATCAGGTACACTACTTGTTATAGGTGAGAATGTGTGTGGTATGGATAGAGAGGCTGTTATTGTTAATGGGCAGGTCCAGAGCTCTAAGGATATGGAGTATAGGGTTAGGGTCTATAGAGAGTATTGGAATGGTAGATATGGTGATATAGGTGTTCAGACTAATATTGAGGATGAGATGCTTGGCGTGGATATCTATGCAGTTTCAAAGCTTGAGGTTAATACTATAGAGAAGAAGTTTGGTCAGGGAGCAAAGTCTATTGGTGGAGAGGTAAGGGTTTATGATATAAATAGAGCTATAGAGCTAAAGAGAAGGGGATATATAGTTATTCCAGATCCAGAGGATAAAAATGTTCAAGAGGCATATAGGCTTGGGATAATAAGGAGTTTTGAGAGGCATAGCAGAGTTGGTAAACCAGATGTCGAGAGGTTTATGGAGAGAATAGATAAGCTTAGGAGTATGGGTACAAAGAGAATATTGATAAAGACTGGATGCTATAGACCAGCAGATGTAGCATTTGTCTTAAAACTAGCTTCAGAGGTAAAAGCAGATGGAGTTACATTTGATGGAGCTGGAGGAGGCACGGGAATGTCACCTGTTGTTATGATGAATGAAAGTGGTGTTCCAACAATATATCTAGAGGCATGGGTTCTAAAAGGAATTTTAAAGCTAAGGGAGAAGGGGAGACATATACCTGATATAGCTATGGCTGGAGGATTCTCAAATGAACATCAAATAGTTAAAGCTATAGCAATGAGCAACTTTGGCGATGGCCCATATGTAAAAGCTGTTGCTATGGCAAGAGCACCTCTATTAGCAGTTATGAAAGCTAAATACTTTGTAGAGTTATCAAAGAAGAATGCTCTTCCACCAGATTTTGCAAAGAGATATGGTTCAGATCCAGAGAGTTTCTTTATAGCTACATATGAGCTATTTGATAGATATGGTAAAGAGAAACTAGATCAAATAATAAACAGTGGTGCCGTAGGGCTATACACATATTTCACAAAGATTGCAGAGGGTATGAGAATACTTATGGCTGGTCAGAGAAAATATGCAATTAAATATCTAGATAGATCAGATCTAGCAGCACTAACAGAGAGAGCAGCTAGAGTAACAGGTCTTCCATTAATGGATGAAGTAGATAAAAATGTATTCGATGTTATACTAGGATAG
- a CDS encoding polysaccharide deacetylase (InterPro IPR002509~KEGG: chy:CHY_0274 polysaccharide deacetylase family protein~PFAM: polysaccharide deacetylase~SPTR: Q3AFD8 Polysaccharide deacetylase family protein~PFAM: Polysaccharide deacetylase) gives MKKFIRITIVNTILLKALEDPWYYDMFIVLTFDDGYRDHFYIAKNIMDRYGFKGVEFVVIKWLRDYSNNDMFLSISELNEMDRDGWDISSHTLSHPRLTEIDRNSVVYELLESRRWLDEHGFSKGAKFFASPYGAYNDEVIKEIQRFYVMHRTVDEGINTLRALDLYRLKSVLTPLASSWFGWKEYLKWFESSYTHIDDKIVIITIHRIDPEVFRELCDYINNMVLSGRAKVVTFSDLYDDILKNRMI, from the coding sequence ATGAAAAAGTTTATAAGGATTACCATAGTGAATACTATTCTGTTAAAAGCACTAGAAGATCCATGGTATTACGATATGTTTATAGTATTAACATTTGATGATGGCTATAGAGATCATTTTTATATAGCTAAGAATATAATGGATAGATATGGATTTAAAGGGGTAGAGTTTGTTGTAATAAAATGGCTTAGAGACTATAGCAATAATGATATGTTTCTCAGTATTTCAGAGCTCAATGAAATGGATAGAGATGGCTGGGATATCTCAAGCCATACACTATCACATCCAAGACTTACAGAAATCGATAGAAATTCCGTAGTATATGAACTCTTAGAATCGAGAAGATGGCTAGATGAACACGGTTTCTCCAAGGGTGCTAAATTCTTTGCATCACCCTATGGTGCATACAATGATGAGGTTATAAAGGAGATACAGAGGTTCTATGTAATGCATAGAACCGTGGATGAGGGTATAAATACATTAAGAGCTCTAGATCTATATAGGTTAAAGAGTGTTTTAACACCTTTAGCCAGTAGTTGGTTTGGATGGAAAGAATATTTAAAATGGTTTGAATCTAGCTATACCCATATAGATGATAAAATAGTTATAATTACAATCCATAGAATAGATCCTGAAGTCTTTAGAGAGCTATGTGACTATATCAATAATATGGTGTTAAGCGGTAGAGCAAAAGTTGTTACATTTAGCGATCTATATGATGATATTCTTAAGAATAGGATGATATAA
- a CDS encoding glycoside hydrolase family 3 domain protein (COGs: COG1472 Beta-glucosidase-related glycosidase~InterPro IPR001764:IPR002772~KEGG: sim:M1627_2401 glycoside hydrolase family 3 domain protein~PFAM: glycoside hydrolase family 3 domain protein~SPTR: C3N1N0 Glycoside hydrolase family 3 domain protein~PFAM: Glycosyl hydrolase family 3 C terminal domain; Glycosyl hydrolase family 3 N terminal domain) — MDIDERVRELIGRMSIEEKIAQLISIPLESVLDGKKFSVEKAREVLKYGVGEILRIGGSSARLSPREAVEIYNAIQRFLTRETRLGIPAIVHEESIAGLLAPTATVFPIPLALASTWDPDLVYRVAVAIRRQIMAIGSRHTLAPVLDLCREPRWGRCEETYGEDSYLAASMGIAYVKGIQGDDIRYGVIATGKHFVGHGVPEGGRNIASIHVGLRELLEIYMYPFEATVKEANLLSIMPAYHDIDNVPCHANKWLLTDILRGSWGFKGIAVSDYEGVKQLHTIHRVARDCMEAAVKAIKAGVDIEYPSGECFKQLVEAVRKGLIDEDTINRAVERVLKLKFMLGLFENPFIDETKVPTTLDNEADRELAREVARKAIVLLKNDGILPLKRDIKTIAVIGPNANDPWAMLGDYHYDAHIGSFDGTYGKISPSVRIVTVLEAIKSRVSPSTEVLYAKGCDTIGDDRSGFGEAIEIAKRADIIIAVMGDRSGLFNLKMFTSGEGVDRASLKLPGVQEELLKELASLGKPIILVLINGRPLALSSILPYVNAIVEAWRPGEEGGNAIADILFGDYSPGGRLPVSLPYDVGQLPIYYSRKPNCFRDYVEYPAKPLFPFGYGLSYTQFAYENLVVESTEVRDPDTVIRVSVDVKNVGSMAGDEVVQLYISRDYASVTRPVAELKGFKRITLEPGEKKTVVFEIPLELLAYYDMDMNYVVEPGEYTFMINKNAEETILKTKISVIGGTKIYRERRVFTSKAYVR, encoded by the coding sequence ATGGATATAGACGAAAGGGTTAGGGAACTTATAGGTAGGATGAGTATTGAGGAGAAGATTGCTCAGCTAATATCTATCCCCCTAGAGAGTGTTTTAGATGGGAAGAAGTTCTCTGTAGAGAAGGCGAGAGAGGTTCTTAAATATGGTGTTGGAGAGATACTACGTATAGGTGGATCATCTGCTAGGCTTAGCCCTAGAGAAGCTGTAGAGATATATAACGCTATCCAGAGGTTTCTCACAAGAGAGACAAGACTTGGGATACCCGCTATTGTTCATGAGGAGAGTATAGCTGGTTTGCTGGCTCCTACAGCAACTGTTTTCCCAATACCCCTAGCTCTTGCAAGTACATGGGATCCAGATCTTGTCTATAGAGTTGCTGTAGCTATAAGGAGACAGATAATGGCTATAGGATCTAGACATACACTTGCACCTGTTCTAGATCTCTGTAGAGAGCCTAGGTGGGGCAGGTGTGAGGAGACCTATGGCGAAGACTCATACCTAGCTGCCTCCATGGGCATAGCATATGTAAAGGGTATTCAGGGCGACGATATTAGATATGGTGTTATAGCAACAGGTAAACATTTTGTTGGACATGGGGTTCCCGAGGGCGGTAGAAATATAGCTTCTATACATGTTGGTCTGAGAGAACTTTTAGAGATATATATGTATCCATTTGAAGCCACTGTAAAGGAGGCAAATCTTCTTAGTATCATGCCTGCATATCACGATATAGATAATGTTCCTTGCCATGCAAACAAATGGCTTCTAACAGATATCCTCAGAGGTTCCTGGGGCTTTAAAGGAATTGCTGTATCTGATTATGAGGGGGTTAAACAGCTGCATACCATACATAGAGTTGCAAGAGATTGTATGGAGGCTGCTGTAAAGGCTATAAAAGCAGGTGTAGATATTGAGTATCCAAGTGGGGAATGTTTTAAACAGCTTGTTGAAGCTGTTAGAAAGGGTTTGATAGATGAGGACACTATTAATAGAGCTGTTGAGAGAGTACTGAAGCTAAAGTTTATGTTGGGTCTCTTCGAAAATCCATTTATAGATGAGACAAAGGTTCCTACAACACTTGATAATGAGGCTGATAGAGAGCTTGCTAGAGAGGTTGCAAGGAAAGCTATTGTTTTGCTTAAAAACGATGGTATCCTCCCACTCAAGAGAGATATAAAGACTATTGCTGTCATAGGACCTAACGCTAATGATCCTTGGGCAATGCTTGGCGATTACCATTACGATGCACATATAGGTAGCTTTGATGGTACATATGGAAAAATATCTCCGAGTGTAAGAATAGTAACTGTTTTGGAGGCTATAAAGAGTAGGGTTTCACCATCTACAGAGGTTCTATATGCAAAGGGCTGTGATACTATTGGCGATGATAGGAGCGGTTTTGGTGAAGCTATAGAAATTGCTAAGAGAGCTGATATAATTATAGCTGTTATGGGTGATAGATCAGGTCTATTCAATCTGAAGATGTTTACAAGTGGAGAGGGTGTAGATAGAGCATCACTAAAGCTTCCAGGAGTCCAGGAAGAGCTTTTGAAGGAGCTTGCATCTCTCGGTAAACCAATAATCCTTGTTCTAATCAATGGAAGGCCACTTGCACTCTCATCCATACTACCATATGTTAACGCTATTGTAGAGGCTTGGAGACCTGGTGAAGAGGGTGGAAATGCTATTGCAGATATACTGTTTGGTGACTATAGCCCTGGTGGAAGACTACCAGTATCTCTCCCCTACGACGTTGGACAGCTACCTATATACTATAGCAGAAAACCAAATTGCTTTAGAGACTATGTAGAGTATCCAGCAAAACCACTATTCCCATTCGGCTATGGACTAAGCTATACACAGTTTGCATATGAGAATCTCGTTGTAGAATCAACAGAGGTTAGAGATCCTGATACAGTTATAAGGGTTAGTGTAGATGTGAAGAACGTTGGGAGTATGGCGGGAGATGAAGTTGTACAGCTATATATATCTAGAGACTATGCATCTGTCACAAGACCTGTAGCAGAGCTAAAGGGATTCAAAAGAATAACACTTGAACCAGGAGAGAAAAAGACAGTTGTATTCGAAATACCTCTAGAGCTATTGGCATACTATGACATGGATATGAACTATGTTGTTGAACCAGGAGAATATACATTTATGATAAATAAGAATGCTGAGGAAACAATTCTAAAGACAAAGATATCAGTAATTGGAGGCACAAAGATATATAGAGAAAGAAGGGTATTTACAAGTAAAGCATATGTAAGATAA